One stretch of Punica granatum isolate Tunisia-2019 chromosome 5, ASM765513v2, whole genome shotgun sequence DNA includes these proteins:
- the LOC116209560 gene encoding LOW QUALITY PROTEIN: pentatricopeptide repeat-containing protein At4g15720-like (The sequence of the model RefSeq protein was modified relative to this genomic sequence to represent the inferred CDS: inserted 2 bases in 1 codon): MKTPLKRNFLLTVPRTPWRQSIITSRYHTRAQSVRQLITSCRDLSSAVSTHSHILKSGFLNDTLTANHLINCYVRLRTIEYAHRLFDEMPDPNVVSWTSLMAGYTAVGQPDKALQLYAEIYRGAVVPNDFTLTTAVNACSVLAELEMGRSIHAHVEVLDLPDNLVVYSALVDMYGKCNCVDEARRVFNLMGCRKNVVSWTSMISAYAQNARAHEALGLFKEFTESSAQNSPNHFMLTSVISACASLGTLSSGKAAHGAVIRLGSDTNDVVASALVDMYSKCGCFSYSNRVFRRVENPSVIAYTSIIIGSAMYGLGKLALELLAEMVARNLQPNDVTFVAILHACSHSGFVDEGLECLNSMHWKHGVLPDTRHYTCVVDMMGRTGRIDEAYWLVKSVNVTRPEERGLLWGTLLSTSRLLGRVDIAAEASRWMIRTQQQVXGAYVAMSNAYLSVGDWTNAGRVRTQMKRAGVRKEPGCSWVEISNTTHTFYAGNLNFPMSGEVVGLLREMEARMREMKNEPETTWEIHNCKGCPILSSSGRSAEATNTY, encoded by the exons ATGAAGACGCCGTTAAAACGGAATTTCCTCCTTACCGTCCCGCGGACTCCTTGGCGCCAAAGCATAATAACGTCCCGTTACCACACCAGAGCCCAATCCGTTAGACAGCTTATCACAAGCTGCAGGGACCTCTCCTCTGCAGTCTCAACCCACTCTCACATCTTGAAGTCCGGATTCTTAAATGACACTCTCACCGCTAATCACCTCATCAACTGCTATGTCCGGCTCCGCACCATCGAATATGCGCACCGACTATTCGACGAAATGCCCGACCCGAATGTCGTGTCGTGGACTTCCCTCATGGCAGGCTACACCGCTGTGGGCCAGCCCGATAAGGCCTTGCAGCTTTATGCTGAGATATACCGAGGTGCTGTGGTTCCGAACGACTTCACTCTCACGACGGCGGTGAATGCCTGCTCGGTTCTTGCCGAGCTCGAGATGGGCCGAAGTATCCATGCCCATGTCGAGGTTTTGGATCTACCAGACAACCTTGTTGTCTACTCTGCCCTCGTGGATATGTATGGCAAATGCAATTGTGTCGACGAAGCTAGACGGGTTTTCAACTTGATGGGTTGCAGGAAGAACGTCGTCTCCTGGACTTCGATGATCAGCGCATATGCCCAGAATGCCCGGGCACATGAGGCGCTTGGTCTTTTCAAGGAATTTACTGAAAGTTCAGCTCAGAATTCGCCGAATCATTTTATGTTAACTAGTGTAATCAGTGCCTGTGCAAGCCTTGGCACGTTATCTTCAGGGAAAGCTGCTCATGGGGCTGTGATTCGTTTGGGAAGCGACACGAATGATGTCGTTGCAAGCGCCCTCGTGGACATGTACTCGAAGTGTGGTTGTTTTAGTTACTCCAACAGAGTGTTCCGGAGAGTAGAGAATCCCTCTGTCATTGCCTACACTTCGATAATTATTGGGTCCGCTATGTATGGACTCGGGAAGTTGGCCCTGGAGCTCCTGGCTGAGATGGTGGCTAGGAACTTGCAGCCAAACGATGTCACCTTTGTCGCGATCTTGCACGCTTGCAGCCACTCAGGGTTTGTTGACGAAGGCCTCGAGTGCTTGAACTCAATGCACTGGAAACACGGGGTGCTGCCAGACACCAGGCACTACACGTGCGTGGTTGACATGATGGGCAGGACAGGCAGGATTGACGAAGCCTACTGGTTAGTAAAATCTGTGAATGTAACGAGGCCGGAAGAAAGAGGTCTCTTGTGGGGTACGCTCCTGTCAACGAGCAGGCTCCTAGGGAGGGTAGACATTGCAGCCGAAGCCAGCAGGTGGATGATCAGAACCCAGCAGCAGGT GGGCGCTTACGTGGCAATGTCCAATGCGTACTTGTCCGTAGGGGACTGGACCAATGCAGGCAGGGTCCGCACACAGATGAAAAGAGCAGGGGTTAGGAAGGAGCCCGGCTGCAGCTGGGTTGAGATCAGTAACACGACACACACGTTCTATGCTGGGAACCTGAACTTCCCGATGAGCGGGGAGGTTGTGGGTCTGCTAAGAGAGATGGAAGCGAGGATGAGGGAGATGAAAAATGAGCCTGAGACTACATGGGAAATACACAATTGTAAGGGCTGCCCCATTCTCAGTTCAAGTGGCAGATCTGCAGAAGCAACAAATACATATTGA